In Campylobacter concisus, a single window of DNA contains:
- a CDS encoding DUF2018 family protein, giving the protein MIDIFEGSARDKFYDILFNANAVLVKNEIDKIFEKFVAMSELCEKHGVSEDEIRNFIASEQDKIYNGVNDLYIELSGEILSQNE; this is encoded by the coding sequence ATGATAGATATATTTGAGGGCAGTGCGAGAGATAAATTTTATGACATTTTGTTTAACGCAAATGCCGTTTTGGTTAAAAACGAGATAGATAAAATTTTTGAAAAATTTGTGGCTATGAGTGAGCTTTGTGAAAAGCATGGCGTTAGTGAAGATGAGATCAGAAATTTTATAGCCTCAGAGCAAGATAAAATTTATAACGGAGTAAATGACCTATATATCGAGCTTAGTGGAGAAATTTTAAGCCAAAATGAGTAA
- the hemA gene encoding glutamyl-tRNA reductase, with product MHYLDISFTYKNTDISVREKLAFDSDEKKEQILKLLRSNKSINECMVLNTCNRVEIIASVSDLESATTHAFRCMSVFSGVFEDELYERADIYEDSGAVHHLFAVASSLDSLVVGETQIVGQIKNAFKFAYDSSACGEQISKIIHYACKCAAKVRNETQISKNPISVSSVAVAKAKEIFGTLEGKTAIVVGAGEMGELAAKHLISSGAEVIIINRSSERVEQLVDSLGDNASWDSILKLKEYVNNYDLIFSSTAAPHAIITNAIIEPREFHRYFFDIAVPRDIDLINTEFISVYTVDSLEEIVRKNLALREEQAQKAYSIVGQGTSEFLKILKEDMSVPLIKSIRKQAEICAKNELEKAIKKGYLKHSDYEEAQKLIHQVFKAFLHQPTMKLKGLADEERSSELSNGVRFLFDIKEEQNFQVGDIDEI from the coding sequence ATGCACTATTTAGATATAAGTTTTACATATAAAAATACTGATATTTCGGTTAGAGAAAAGCTTGCATTTGATAGCGATGAGAAAAAAGAGCAAATTTTAAAACTACTAAGATCAAACAAAAGTATAAACGAATGTATGGTTTTAAATACATGCAACCGCGTCGAGATAATTGCAAGCGTTAGTGATCTAGAAAGTGCAACGACGCATGCATTTAGGTGTATGTCTGTATTTTCAGGTGTTTTTGAAGATGAGCTTTATGAGAGGGCTGATATTTATGAAGATAGCGGAGCCGTGCACCACCTCTTTGCCGTGGCAAGCTCACTTGATAGCCTAGTCGTCGGCGAAACGCAGATCGTTGGCCAGATAAAAAATGCCTTTAAATTTGCTTACGATAGCTCAGCTTGCGGCGAACAAATCAGTAAAATCATCCACTATGCATGTAAATGTGCTGCTAAAGTTAGAAATGAAACTCAAATTTCTAAAAACCCGATCTCTGTTTCAAGTGTGGCTGTGGCAAAAGCAAAAGAAATTTTTGGCACGCTTGAAGGAAAAACTGCTATCGTCGTAGGTGCTGGCGAGATGGGCGAGCTAGCAGCAAAACACCTAATCTCAAGTGGCGCAGAAGTCATCATCATAAACAGAAGCTCCGAGCGTGTTGAGCAGCTAGTTGATAGCCTTGGCGATAACGCGAGCTGGGATAGCATTTTAAAATTAAAAGAGTATGTAAATAATTACGATCTAATATTTTCAAGCACCGCAGCCCCGCACGCTATCATCACAAACGCCATAATCGAACCAAGAGAATTTCACAGATACTTTTTTGATATTGCCGTACCAAGGGATATTGATCTTATAAATACAGAATTTATTAGTGTCTATACGGTCGATAGTTTAGAGGAGATAGTAAGGAAAAATTTAGCCCTAAGAGAGGAGCAAGCGCAAAAAGCTTATTCGATCGTAGGTCAAGGCACAAGCGAATTTTTAAAAATTTTAAAAGAAGATATGAGTGTGCCACTAATAAAATCTATCCGCAAACAAGCCGAAATTTGCGCTAAAAATGAGCTAGAAAAAGCGATAAAAAAAGGATATTTAAAGCATAGTGATTATGAGGAGGCGCAAAAGCTCATCCATCAGGTCTTTAAGGCATTTTTGCATCAGCCAACGATGAAGCTAAAAGGGCTTGCAGACGAGGAGAGATCTAGCGAGCTCTCAAATGGAGTTAGATTTTTATTTGATATAAAAGAAGAGCAAAATTTTCAAGTGGGAGATATAGATGAGATTTAG
- a CDS encoding polyprenyl synthetase family protein: MDKIDEIMGKFISELGYKEAFEMFLKISSGKKLRSRLLLKIAGESEISLKLCAIIELIHLASLLHDDVIDEANIRRGKPSINALFGSKNSVMLGDILYSKAYFELTKFDSSIAAIISDAVSKLSIGEMMDVKMAENFNENEQEYLKMIYYKTAVLIEATAICGAKLAGKDSEKFGIYGKNLGLAFQIVDDILDITQDEKTLGKPALNDFVEGKTTLPYIYLYKSLDEAGKAKLRSLWSKKLNAGEISWLKEEFVKTNSLQKAVNEAKRLGTEAIEAIKEYKNAELEGIIKSMIDREF; the protein is encoded by the coding sequence ATGGATAAAATCGATGAAATAATGGGTAAATTTATAAGCGAGCTTGGCTACAAAGAGGCTTTTGAGATGTTTTTAAAGATAAGCTCTGGCAAAAAGCTGCGCTCAAGACTTCTTTTAAAGATCGCAGGCGAGAGCGAAATTTCTCTTAAGCTTTGCGCTATCATCGAGCTTATTCACCTTGCAAGCTTACTGCACGACGACGTCATAGATGAAGCGAATATAAGACGCGGCAAGCCAAGCATAAACGCGCTTTTTGGTAGTAAAAACTCGGTTATGTTGGGCGACATCCTCTACTCAAAGGCTTATTTTGAGCTTACAAAGTTTGATTCAAGCATCGCAGCTATCATCTCAGATGCAGTCAGCAAGCTAAGTATCGGCGAGATGATGGATGTAAAAATGGCTGAAAATTTTAATGAAAACGAGCAAGAATACTTAAAAATGATCTACTATAAAACAGCCGTTTTGATAGAAGCCACGGCTATTTGTGGGGCAAAGCTAGCTGGCAAAGATAGTGAGAAATTTGGAATTTACGGCAAAAATTTAGGCCTTGCGTTTCAGATCGTTGATGATATATTAGACATAACTCAAGATGAGAAAACACTTGGCAAACCAGCGCTCAACGACTTTGTCGAAGGCAAAACGACACTTCCTTACATTTATCTTTATAAGAGCTTAGATGAAGCTGGCAAAGCAAAGCTTAGATCGCTTTGGTCAAAGAAGCTAAACGCGGGCGAAATTTCATGGCTAAAAGAGGAATTTGTTAAGACAAATTCGCTTCAAAAAGCAGTAAATGAAGCAAAAAGGCTTGGGACTGAAGCGATAGAAGCGATAAAAGAGTATAAAAATGCCGAGCTTGAAGGGATCATAAAAAGCATGATAGATAGGGAATTTTAA
- a CDS encoding HAD family hydrolase, which produces MKVVIFDMDGTVIDSGEAIYKTVNEVRNELNLSPLEKEFIIKAINEPGRNLPLEFYGIDTPSRSLKEGFEEKFKKFYDECATIYEGVKELLQKCKEAHYKVVLASNAPHDTLEKILKKNEIYELFDEVIGASKEIPQKPDPAMLHLAVSKTKASKAIFVGDSLKDELAAKNANMPFLQVSWGFGEESKTATYNAKNVSEAWEIILNF; this is translated from the coding sequence ACGGTAAATGAAGTAAGAAATGAGCTAAATTTATCGCCACTTGAAAAAGAATTTATCATAAAAGCGATCAACGAGCCAGGTAGAAATTTACCCCTTGAGTTTTACGGCATCGACACGCCAAGTAGGAGCTTAAAAGAGGGCTTTGAAGAGAAATTTAAGAAATTTTACGATGAGTGCGCGACTATATATGAGGGTGTAAAAGAGCTTTTGCAAAAGTGCAAAGAGGCTCATTACAAAGTCGTTTTGGCAAGCAACGCACCACACGATACGCTAGAGAAAATTTTAAAGAAAAATGAAATTTACGAGCTATTTGACGAGGTCATAGGCGCTAGCAAGGAGATACCACAAAAGCCTGATCCTGCGATGCTTCACCTAGCTGTTAGTAAAACTAAAGCTAGTAAGGCGATCTTTGTTGGAGATAGCCTAAAAGACGAGCTAGCAGCCAAAAATGCAAATATGCCTTTCTTGCAAGTTAGCTGGGGATTTGGCGAGGAGAGCAAAACTGCCACATATAACGCTAAAAATGTCAGCGAGGCGTGGGAGATAATATTAAATTTTTAA
- a CDS encoding proline--tRNA ligase encodes MRFSKFYAPTTKEAPKDASLPSHKFLIRGGFVEQIGSGLYNYLPLGKIMHEKISRIAREEMDEAGALEVSFSVVTSGELWKQSGRYNVFGKELLRFKDRKENDFVISPTNEEAAVALVRGKVTSYKQLPLNLYQINTKFRDEARPRFGLLRGREFTMKDAYSFHSSKEDLKREFDLMEATYSKIFTRLGLNFRAVEADSGAIGGSGSKEFMVLASNGEDDILCCEACKYAANIEAARRKARTTDAEVPEADAAKFKTPDTKTIKGVAEFFKVSEFYCIKAVIKKAIYEDREEVVVFFVRGDDELQETKAQNACKALELVDASEEEIIKAGLVAGFCGPVGLKDVKFYIDNELKGANNMICGANEKDYHFVGVSVSGFNEERFKDLVKVKEGDKCPECGENLKLSKGIEVGHIFQLGDKYSAAMNATYLDENGKAKPFLMGCYGIGISRLIAVMIEASHDEKGCIWKKECAPFDVEIIISNLKDEEGVKFAFELYESLKKAGVSVIIDDRNERFGVKMNDFELIGFPFALLVGKEFANGKVEFITRDGLSKETIGANEAFKKIKESL; translated from the coding sequence ATGAGATTTAGTAAATTTTATGCACCAACGACCAAAGAAGCACCAAAAGACGCCTCTTTACCAAGTCATAAATTTTTAATAAGAGGTGGATTTGTCGAGCAGATAGGCTCTGGTCTTTATAACTATCTACCGCTTGGAAAGATCATGCATGAGAAAATTTCTCGCATCGCGCGAGAGGAGATGGATGAGGCTGGTGCGCTAGAGGTGAGCTTTAGCGTGGTTACTTCAGGCGAGCTTTGGAAGCAAAGTGGACGTTACAATGTCTTTGGCAAGGAGCTTTTACGCTTTAAAGATAGAAAAGAAAATGACTTTGTTATAAGCCCTACAAACGAAGAGGCAGCCGTTGCTTTGGTACGCGGCAAGGTGACTAGCTACAAGCAGCTGCCACTAAATTTATACCAGATAAATACTAAATTTCGTGACGAAGCAAGACCACGCTTTGGCTTGCTAAGAGGACGAGAATTCACAATGAAAGATGCTTATAGCTTTCACTCTAGCAAAGAGGATCTAAAGCGTGAGTTTGACCTTATGGAGGCAACTTATAGCAAAATTTTTACTCGCTTGGGGCTAAATTTTAGAGCTGTTGAAGCTGATAGTGGAGCTATCGGTGGTAGTGGCAGTAAAGAATTTATGGTGCTTGCAAGTAATGGCGAAGATGATATCCTTTGCTGTGAGGCTTGCAAATACGCTGCAAATATAGAGGCTGCTAGAAGAAAAGCTAGAACAACCGATGCTGAAGTGCCAGAGGCTGACGCGGCTAAATTTAAAACGCCAGATACAAAGACTATAAAAGGTGTGGCAGAATTTTTCAAAGTTAGCGAGTTTTATTGTATAAAAGCTGTTATTAAAAAAGCTATTTATGAAGACAGAGAAGAAGTTGTGGTCTTTTTTGTAAGGGGCGATGATGAGCTTCAAGAGACAAAGGCACAAAATGCTTGCAAGGCACTTGAGCTTGTCGATGCTAGTGAAGAAGAGATTATAAAAGCTGGGCTTGTGGCTGGATTTTGCGGACCGGTTGGGCTAAAGGATGTAAAATTTTACATAGACAACGAGCTAAAAGGCGCAAATAATATGATATGTGGTGCCAACGAAAAGGATTACCACTTTGTTGGCGTTAGTGTTAGCGGATTTAACGAAGAGAGATTTAAAGACCTTGTAAAGGTAAAAGAGGGCGATAAATGTCCAGAGTGTGGTGAAAATTTAAAACTTAGTAAGGGTATAGAAGTCGGTCATATTTTTCAACTAGGCGATAAATATTCAGCTGCGATGAATGCGACATATCTTGATGAAAACGGTAAGGCAAAGCCATTTTTGATGGGCTGCTACGGTATTGGTATCAGTAGGCTGATCGCTGTGATGATAGAGGCTAGCCACGATGAGAAGGGCTGCATCTGGAAAAAAGAGTGCGCGCCGTTTGACGTGGAGATCATCATTTCAAATTTAAAAGATGAAGAGGGCGTAAAATTTGCATTTGAGCTTTATGAGAGCCTTAAAAAAGCTGGCGTTAGCGTCATCATCGATGATAGAAACGAGAGATTTGGCGTTAAGATGAATGACTTTGAACTCATCGGCTTCCCTTTTGCGCTACTTGTAGGTAAAGAATTTGCAAATGGTAAGGTTGAGTTCATAACAAGAGATGGTTTAAGCAAAGAAACGATTGGTGCAAACGAAGCCTTTAAAAAGATAAAAGAAAGCTTATGA